The following nucleotide sequence is from Halogeometricum borinquense DSM 11551.
CGGGAACGAGTGTCCGGCAGACACCCTCTAATACCGTCGAAACGCGGACGACGAGAGCGAGGTCCTGCGGGAGTCTGAGTGGGAAATCGTACAGCGTTTCCTCAAACTGCGACACCAACTGTTGGATGCGGTATTGGTCTACGTCCTGCCCCCGAAGCGTCTCGATAGCGACGGTGAACGTCTCACGCATCAGTTCTCTGTTGGCCGTCGGGTCCAACGCCTCCATAGCGATGAACGCGTCTATCACCCGGTCGATGTCGTCGCGGGCGACACCGACGTAGAAATCGTACATGTGGTCACGCGTTGCGGGACCGATGCGACCGGTCATTCCGAAGTCGTAGAAAATGAGCGTGCCGTCGGACTGGACAGCCAAGTTTCCCGGGTGAGGGTCGGCGTGGAACGCGCCGTCTTCGAGTATCATCTGGATATACGCGCGTTCGAGGCGGCGAGCGAGTTCTTCACGGTCGATTCCAAGCCGTTCGATCTCCCGCACACGGTCGATTTTGACCCCTTCGACGTACTCCATCGTGAGAACGTTCTTCGTCGAGTACGCCTCGCGTGGCACGGGAACGCGAATTTTCGGGTTGTCCGAGAAGTTCGAGCGAATCTCACGAAGCATCGCCGCCTCGTGGGCGTAATCCATCTCCTCGTGAATCGTGTCGGCGAACTCGTCGGCGAGATTCTCGAACGTGAACCGCTGGCCGGGATGGGCGAACCAGAGGAGAACAGGCATCAACGTCTCCACGACGCGCAGGTCCGCCGCTACGACGCGGCGGATGTCCGGTCTGAGTATCTTGACGGCGACCTCCTCGCCGTCGACAACCGCGGTGTACACCTGACCGAGACTCGCACCGCTGATTGGTTCGCGGTCGAAGTGGTCGAACACCTCCTCGACGGGACCCAGTTCCTCCTCGATGCGCGGGTGGACCGTCTCCCAGTCGTCCGGCGGCACCTTGTCTTGCAGTGAGGAGAGTACTTCGACGTACTCGCCCGGGAGCGCGTCAGGGTGCGTCGAGAGAATCTGCCCGAGTTTGATGAACGTCGGACCGAGTGAGATGAGACTGTCGCGGAGATACGTCGCTCGTTGCCGTCGCGTCGCGGAGTCGGGTCGGCGGCGACGCCCGAACAGGAGGAATCGCCGCCTGTCTCGCGCGATGCCGACAAACAGCGGGAGGAACGTGCGGATGACGACGAGAAGTCGCCACAGCGACCGAAGCGTAACACGCAGACCGGACGGCCGCTCCGCGTCTGGCTCGGGGACGTCAGCGGGAGCGGAACCATCGGTAGACCCGGTAGCGTCAGCGTGTTCGGCCGCCTCGGCGGACCTCTCGGAATCGGGTGCCGACATCTAGGGTGGGTTTCATTCGGGGGCGCGAAGGTAAAAAGGACCCCGCCACGGCGTGCGTCGAAACCCTCCGAGAAAGTGGAGACTAATGCTTTCCCCGGACCGAACAGAGTGTACATCTGAGTACACTGCTGAGCTACACACCAACAGTTACTGCAATTGACGATAATATGGTGAACAGTGTGTTGACAAATAACGGATCTCGAATACGGATCGTAGAACTGTGTCTCTCAGTCGCTTGTTTAGTGGTCTTCTCTTCGGTTTTCTTCGTTCCGCCAGCCGTGCAGACGGCACTCTCCGATACGCTACTTGGCAGTGTATTTGGTGTGCTGATTTGGGCTTCTCCAGCGTTACTCGGTGGAGTCACCCTCTATAGAGCTGTCTCTCACGGCCGCAGTTTGGGTTCCTATGTAACCGGCATCCTCAGCGTCATGATACTTCTACTCGTGATTCTAAACGTTCGAGCAGTGATTACCACAGACGGTCTCTTCTCCTACGGTGGCAGAGGGATGTTCTTCGGTCCGCTGATCGCCCTCTGTATCGGTTCGGTCCTCGGATTGGTCGTGCTGATCGAAGAGTTGCTTACGAACGACACCGACCAACAGCGGAAAAGAACTGCGTGACTACTGGGTAACGGTCATCCAGCCGCTCACCCCACGAGAAACCCTATATTTTTTGCGTCGTCCCATGTCGAAGATGGCATGAGATTTACATTACTCGGGACTGGTGACGTACTTGGTGTCCCACCGCCGTTTCAGACACTGGCAGATGCTAATGCGGCAGCGCGTCGCCGTCGATGTGGCGCGCTCATTGAGACCGAGACGACAACACTCCTGCTCGATGTTCCACCGGAGTTCCGTGACGGGATTCGACAGGCTGACGTCGGTAGCGTAGACGCGGCGTTCGTGACCCACTGGCATCACGATCACGTCGGCGGCATCGATGACTTAGCTCTTACCGCCCGGTTCCTCGATATTCCACTCTATTTGACGGCGACTGCGCAGGACCGGTTTGCCCAGGAGAAACCGTACCTAACCGATTCGGTCGCCATCCGCAACCTCATGCACGGGGAACCGGTCACAGTGGGTGATATCGAAATCACTCCCATTCCGGTCGCTCATGATCGCCCGGAGTGTGATACGCTCGCGTTCCGACTTGAAACGGGCACGGAAACAATGGTATACGCGCCGGACTTCGAGAACTGGTGTCCCGATATGCCGGGCGGTAAGATGTATACCAACGCTGATCTCGCGGTTCTCGAAGCCACGCCAGCCATCGCCCCAGAGCTGTTGTCGTCAGACGTACCAACCCCGGACCCAGTGACAAAAGCGGCGGCATCACGAACGGTTCTGACCCATCTCAACGAATACATGCTGGGGAAGAGTACGGCGACGTTGGAAGCAATGGCGGCTGAGGAGGGGTACGAGTTGGGCGAGGATTTTGCCAGTTACACGGCCTAAGAAAGACTGCTGTGTGAACCACTACTGAACGGCCGCTTCTGGAAGGTGAACGGAAACCGCTCCCGGGGGATCAGACGCCTTCGACCAGTCGCTCCAGATGCTCCGGCGGCACCGCACCGCGCGCCCCGTATCCGTCGTAGGCGAACGTCGGCACGCCCGTCACGCCCTGTTGGTGAGCCTCGGTGAATTGCGCACGAACCTCCTCGCGGAGGGCATCGTCGTCCAGCGCCGAGCGTATCTCGTCGCCCACAACGCCGGCGTCTTCGGCAAGTTTGACGAGCAGTTCTTCGTCACCGATATCCGCGCCGTCCTGCCAGAGCGCGTCGAAGATGGCAACGTCGAAGTCGAGCCACGTCTCGTAGTCGTAGTGCTGTTTGACGTAGTAGGACGCCATCTGCGCGGGAAGCGAGTCGATGTCGGTATCGACGTCGAGGTCCATCTCCACGCCGTACTTCTCCTGTAGGCGACGGACGTTCTCTTTGGCCTGTTCGTAGTACTCGTCGTCCTTACCGTCGTCCACCGAGTGGTCGATGGTGCCGTCGGGATTGCGCTTTTGACTCCGGAGGTCGAACGGATGCCAGTCGATTTCGAGTTCGTCTTCGCGGGTCGATTGATACCGTCGGAGCGATTCGCGCCCCAGATAGCAGAACGGACAGACGTAGTCGGAGTAGACTGTGATTTGCTCCGCGTATTCGGCGGACTCAGAGTCGCTCATAGATTCGGTAGGAGACGACGACGGTAAAAGAACGCGTCCGGGGAGCGACTCGCCGGTAGCTCTACCGACGTAGCGATCACCGGAACGGGAAGACAACCTCCGTATCAGATGCCGTACGTCACGCCCGTCAGATCTTCCGAGAGTTCCCACAAGCGGTGGGCATCGTCCTCGTCGTGCGACGCCTCGCTGGATGCTGCAGTCCCGGGGGAGCCGCGCATGCCGAACAGTCCCGTCGGACCGATGTACGACCCGCCGCGAACGTCATCAGCAGTGGCGGCGTACAGCATCGGTAGCGCGCCCATCTCGGCGCTCTGTGCGAACACACGGTTTGCGAGTCCCATCCCCAGCTTTCGGACGAACGACCCCGCCATCTCCGGGCCGCGACGTTGCAGATTTGTCGCGGCGTATCCGGGATGACAGCCGACGCTGAGGACGCCTCCCTCGCCGACGCGTTCGAGTCGCCGCTGGAGTTCGTAGGCGAACAGGAGATTCGCCAGTTTGCTCTGCGCGTACGCTGCCCACTTATCGTAGGAGTGTTCGGCCATCGGGTCCGAAAAGTCCATCTCGCCGTTCTGATGGATGCCACTAGACTGGGTGACGACGCGCGTTTCGGCCTCGGTTTCGCGGAGTCTATCGAGGAGGAGACCGGTGAGCGCGAAGTGGCCGAGATGGTTGACGCCGAACTGCATCTCGAAGCCCTGTTCGGTTTCGCGGCGCGGAATCGCCATCACGCCTGCGTTGTTGGCGAGGACGTGCAGTTCGTCGAACGTGTCGTGGAACCACTCGGAGAACCGACGGACTGAGTCGAGGTCCGCGAGGTCGAGTTTCGCCAACGTGAGGTCGGCATCGGCCACCGCGTCCTGCACCGCGTGGGCGGCCTCGCGGCCGCGTTCGGGACTCCGGACGGCCATCACGACGTGTGCGCCTTTCGCCGCCAACGCCTTCGTCGCCTCGTAGCCGAGGCCGCTGTTCGCGCCGGTCACTACCACCGTCTTCCCCGAGCAGTCTGGAACGTCGTCGGCAGTCCACTGCGATGACATGAGACAACTATACGACACGACGGCAGGTAAGTTCGTGGCTCGTGGGGGCCACGCGACTCGCCGCGAGTCTCGAAGACTACCGTTCGGCGACGCCGGTCTGCATCCCTTCGGTGTTGTACGCGCTGCCGACGCCTTCGTCGTCCGCGACGATGACGCCCGCCCCCGACCCGGTGAGTTCGGCGAACTCCTCGATAGCTAACTCGGCGGCCGACTGCGCGTCCTCGCCGCGTTCGAGGTGCCGAACCGCACGCCGGGTGAGCGTCGTCTTGGCGATATCCTCGCCCGCACCCGTCGCAGAGGCGGCCCCCGCGGGAGCCGCGTAGAACCCGGAGCCGACTTGCGGCACGTCGCCGACGCGTCCGGCGAGTGCGAACCATCGCCCGCCGGTGGAGGTGGCGGCAGCGAAGTCCCGCCCGTCGAAGGCGACGGCACCGACGGTGTCGTGATCCGAGAGGTCCGCATCGTTCGAGGCGGTGGCACTCGACTGACCGAATTTGTCGTCTAACCACGCCAAGTGATCCTGAGACGTTCCTTCTGGCGGGGTCGCGTCGTTCCAGCGTTCGCGCGTCTCGGGCGTGAACAGGTTCACGTCCGTCTCGATACCGAAATCGGCCGCGACATCCACGGCAGGGTCGCCCGCGACGAAGATATGCGGCGTCTCTTCCATGACGACGCGGGCAACGGAGACAGCGTGTTCGACACCGTCCATGCCCGCCACCGCGCCCGTCTCGCGGTCGCTCGTCATCACGCCGGCGTCCGTTCGGACCCGGCCATCGGATTGGACTGCACCGCCGACGCCAGCGTTGAACGCGGGGTCCGACTCCATGACCCGGATAGCTGCCTCGACGGCGTCGATTGGCGTTTCACGGGCGGCACCCGTTTCAGCCGCTTCGTCAACTGTCTGTTGTCTCGGATCCGGTTCGTCTGGGACGCCACCTGCGCCCCCGTGAACGATAACTCGCATGGCACCGGCGACGATAGGGGAGGTCAAAACAGCAACGACTCCGGTTCTCGGCGTGGCGGTCGAGTCACGATTGCCGTACAACAGGGATGAAGCGGCGACGCTCGCCGGAAGCGAGAGAACGGCAATACTTTACCGTCGGTCAGGAAACAGGGGATTGTTCATGAGCTACGACCAGATCGAAGTTCCCGAGAACGGGGAGAAGATCACGCTCGCCGACGAGGAGACGGGTGAGCTGTCGGTTCCCGACAACCCGATTATTCCGATTATTCACGGCGACGGTATCGGCACGGACGTCGGTCCGGCCGCACAGAAGGTACTTGACGCCGCCGCAGAGGCGACCGGTCGCTCCATCGAGTGGCTCCGCGTATACGCAGGCGAGTCCGCCCGCAAGAAGTACGACGAGAACCTGCCCGAGGACACGGTGCAGGCGATCAAAGACCACCGCGTTGCGATCAAAGGCCCGCTCACGACGCCTGTTGGTGCTGGTTTCCGCTCGCTCAACGTCGCGCTCCGCAAAAAGCTCGACCTCTACGCGAACGTCCGCCCGACGTACCACCTCGACGGCGTCCCGTCGCCCGTCAAGAACCCCTCGGCGATGGACATGGTCACGTTCCGTGAGAACACCGAGGACGTGTACGCCGGCATCGAGTGGGAAGCCGGTACCGACGAAGTCCAGCAGGTCAAGGAGTTCGTCGAAGAGGAGATGGGCCACGACGACGTCATCCACGACGGCCCCGTCGGCATCGGAATTAAGCCTATCACCGAGTTCGGAACGAAGCGTCTCGTCCGCGAGGCCATCGAGTACGCCATCGAGAACGACCGCGACTCCGTCACCCTCGTCCACAAGGGTAACATCATGAAGTTCACCGAGGGTGCCTTCCGTGACTGGGGCTACGAACTCGCCGCAGAGGAGTTCGGCGACGTCACCATCACCGAGGACGAACTCTGGGAAGAGTACGACGGCGAGAAGCCAGAGGACAAGATTGTCGTCAAGGACCGCATCGCGGACAACATGCTCCAGCAGCTTCTCACCCGCACCGCCGACTACGACGTCATCGCCACGATGAACCTGAACGGCGACTACATGTCTGACGCCGCAGGTGCTCAGATCGGTGGTCTCGGCATCGCACCCGGTGCGAACTTCGGTGAAGGTCTCTGTCTCGCAGAACCGGTCCACGGCTCTGCACCCAAATACGCCGGCGAAGACAAGGTCAACCCGACCGCGATGATTCTCTCCGGCCGTCTCATGTTCGAGTACATGGGCTGGAAAGACGCTGGCAAACTCATCCGCGACGCAGTCGAGAAAACCATCTCCGAGGGCGACGTGACGTACGACCTCGAACGGCAGATCGAAGGCGGCAACAAACTCGCCACGAGCGAGTTCGCCGAGAAGATCGTCGAGAACATCAACGAACTCGCGTAACCGAGTTTTCGACCGCCGAACTCCCCACATATTTTGTTCGTCGCTGACGGCCTCCCCGTATGTCTCCTAGCGACGGCCCCGCGGGAATGCTCCACCACGTCGAACTGTACGCGGCGGATCTCGATTCGGCAATCGAGTTCTACGAATGGTTTCTCGGTGAACTCGGCTACGAACGGTACCAGCGATGGGAGTCGGGCCAGTCGTGGAAGTTGGGACCGACGTATCTGGTCGTGGTCGAAGCGCCCGACGAGTACCGCGACAACGATTTCCACCGCCGGACGCCGGGGCTGAACCACCTCGCCTTCCACGCTGAATCGCGGGCACACGTAGACGAACTCACCAGACAGCTCCGCGAACGCGGTGTGACGATACTCTACGAGGATGCCCACCCGTACGCGGGCGGCGACGACCACTACGCCGTCTACTTCGAGGGTCCGGAACGACTGAAACTGGAAGTCGTTGCGCCATCGTAACTACTCGGCCCGGTCGGCTATCGCCCGCGGCGAACTGAAGGATCAACGCCCTCAACCGTCTCTTTGCCTCGATTAAGTCCATGGTACAATTTATATAGATGCTAGTTGGCATGATCTGGCGTGAGCGCACGACCGGTGCCAAGGTTCAAATCCGACGACGCGGAAGCGAGCGTATGTACGCGGTGGTCGGCTGTTCAGAGTGCGGCAGTATGTGGCTGCTCACGGACCCGAGGCAGTCGAAGACGGCAAACTGTCCGCGCTGTGGACGGACGCATCAAACGAAGAAGCTACGGAAATTCCTCGAAACTGAGGATCGAGAGGCGGCTAGGCAGGCGCGTGCGGCCCTCCTCGCCAAGAAACACGGCGACAGCGAGGCGTTCGCCAAAACGGCGCACATTTCGGAGATGGAATCGCTGGTCGAGGAATCCGGCATCGACGACGCGGAGTATCTCGAAGCATCCGGTCTCGACGCCGACGAGGTCGCGTCAGCGGGTGAACAGGCGATGCAGGGTCAAACGTCGTCTTCGAACCGGCTCGACGTGGTTCGGGAGGCCCTCCGCAAAGAGGACCGACCGACAGAAGAGGAGGTGGTCGCTTACGCCGAGGAACACGGCGTCCCCGGCGAGGCGGCACGCAACGTCCTCGAAAAACTGACTCGGCGCGGCGAGGTGTCCGAGTCGCGCGGGCGGTACCGGTTGCTCTGAGACGACGCTGAGAAGAGGCGAGTTGAGATGTACACTCGGGTCGCTTAAAGCAGACCGAGCAGTTTCAGCGCGGTCAAAAGCGAGACGAGGACGCCCAAGACGAGTTTCACGAGTCGGAGGAGCCGCGTCGCCGTCCGGATGTCCGAAGAGTCGTCATCCTCGCTCTCGGCATCGCGCGCGTTAGCCGTCGCGTCCGACGGGCCGGAACCAGCGGGAACCATCGCTGGTGCGTTCGTTCGGGGGGACATGACACGGAACGTCCGCGGCGGGGCGGGGAACCCGCCGCGAACGTGTTCGTAGTGACGGACGAAAGACGGGTAAAAGCGAGCCATGGGTGCGCGGTGAAAGTGACCGGTTCGGCGGAAGTGAAATCGTGTCGGTGATGTCACCGTCGGACAGACCAGAAACGAAACGCTTTGTCGGCTACTCAACCGACGAGGAGGTATGACTGACTCGTTGCCCGCGCCCGTCGGCGTTATGGTGCGCGCGCTCGTCGCGGCCTGTTTCGTCGGCGGCGGTGTCGTTGCTCTCCTCGACCAGCGGTTCGTCCTCGCCGGTCTCGCTTACCTCGTGGGCTATACGATCCTCGCCGCGGCGGCGATCATACAGGGACAACGCCGTCGCGGGGCCGGACTGTCGCTCTCCGGCCTCGGGTGGGTGTCACTCGCACTCGGCGTCGCCGCCGGATACGCGACGGAGACCGGTCTCGCGCTCGTCGTCGGAGGTGTCGTACTCCTCGTCGTCGGAACGGTGATCGTCGTCTGGCCGTTCGGCAGCGAGATGACCGGAACAGACGAGACAACGGGCTGAGGATCGAATCGAAGGCGCTGCCGTCTAATTCACTTTTCACCAGTCTCCTCGTCGCCAGCCACCTCGTCACTACGCGTCGTATCGATACCGAACAGTCGATTACCGCCACAGAACCCTGTGGCGGCGTTCTGGAGTAACCCGAGACCCGCGAGTCCGGTGATGGCCGCCGTCGTTCGCCGTCCCACGCGGAGGGCCGAGACGGCGACAGCGACTAACCAGACACCGAGGACGCCTCGCAGGATTCGGTCGGATTCACCAACGTTCTGTCGCATATGAAGATGACTGGACTCCATGGCGAAGTCGATTCAGCCGAATACGTACGAGGGGTTTATCTGTCCCGCACGGAGCGTCAAGCGCGGCCGCCGTCTCGCAGCGACGTTCCCCGACGACGTTTTGTGTTCGCGTGTTGGGGTGGTCCGTATGAAGCGAGTCCGAATCACGCTTTCCCCACCCAACGCGTATCTCCCTCCCGTCTACCGTCTTCTCACACAGCAGGCGACGTATCTCTCGGAGGTGTACATCGTCAACTGGAACGTTACGGAACCGCCCGTCGGTTTCTTGCTTCTTGTCCGCGGAGCGTACGAGCGACTCGGCGACGAACTCGAAACCGCCGAGAACGTGCGCGACTTCGAGTTGTTCCCGAACGGCGACGAGGAGGCGTACTGCTTTCTCGCCGCCGACGGTATCACCGCGGGGCGCGCGCTGTTCGAGAACTTCACGCGAGAGGATATCCTCACCGTACCGCCTATCGAGTGTCACGACGACGGGAGCAGTACGTTCACGCTGGTCGGGACTGACGCCGCGATACAGGCCGCAGTCGAGGGCGTCCCTGAGGGCGTGACGGTGACTATCGATGCAGTCGGGACAGGGCGAGTCGCTGCGGACGACCCCGGAAGGTCACTCTCGCCGCGGCAACGAGAAACGGTGCAGGCCGCACTCCGGGTCGGGTACTACGACGTGCCCCGCGAAGCGACGACGGCAGCTGTCGCAGACGAAGTCGGATGCGCGACTGCGACCGCGTCCGAACATCTCCGGCGGGCGGAGCGGCGCGTTCTTTCGTCGCTGTTCGGCGAGTAAGCGGTGTGCGGGGACACAGCGTACGAGGCACCGCAAGCGCGAACGCCGCGCTACCGTCCGAGTTCAGCGTGCGCGCTGGAGAGGTGCCGCGACGCCAGCGCGGAGAGCAAGGAGAGTTCGCCCGCCAAAGAGCCGACAGCGATAGCTTCCGCGAGAGCGTCGGCGTTCGATCCCGCGGGGTCGCCGCCGCCGCGGACGCCCAGTACGTCGAGTCCTTCGGCCTGCGTCGGGAGTTTCGTCCCGCCACCGACGGTACCGACTTCGAGGCTGGCGATGGAGATGGAGACGTAGAGGTCACCGTCCTGCACCTCGGCAGTGGTGATGGCGTTTGCGCCCTCCACGACTTGCGCCTCGTCCTGCCCGGTGGCGAGGAACATCGCGGCGACGACGTTTGCGACGTGGGCGTTGAAGCCGAGACTGGCCGCCTTTGCGGAGCCGACGAGGTTCTTTCGGGTGTTGAGTTCGGCCACCGCTTCGGGGGTCGTGTGCAGGCGGTCTTCGACCACTTCGCGTGGGATGGTCACGTCGGTGGTGACCGAGCGCCCGCGTCCCTCGACAGCGTTGATCGCCGCGGGTTTCTTGTCGGTGCAGAGGTTGCCCGAGAGGGCCACGAGGGAGGCGTCCGTCTCGTCCTCAACGAGTTCACAGGCTGCCCGTGTGGCGATGGTGACCATGTTCATCCCCATCGCGTCCTTCGTGTCGTAGCGGAAGCGCAGGTGGACAGAGTTGCCGACGACGTACGGCGTCACGTCCAGCAGTTCGCCGTGGTTGGTCGTCTCCTCTGCCGCCTCGCGGAGCGCGTCACGGTTGTCGCGGACCCACTCGACCAGCGCCTCGGCCTCCACCACGTCTGCGACGCGGAACACCGGCGCGCGGGTCATCCCCGATTTGAGGATGCGCACGTTCGCGCCACCAGCGTCGTTCAGAACGGAACAGCCGCGGTTGACGCTGGCCAGCAGTGCGCCCTCCGTCGTGGCAAGGGGGAGGTAGCGTTCGCCGTCGAGTCGGCCGCCACGGATGCGGACGGGTCCGGCGACGCCCATCGGCACCTGTACGGCTCCGACCATGTTTTCGATGTTCGGGTCGGCACGTTCGGCGGGGAAGCCGTAGTCGCCGACGACATCCAGCGAGGCGTCCGACTGTTCCTCAACGAGGAGACGACGGGCGGCCGTCGCCGTGTCTGCGTCCGTGTGGTCTTCGAGTTCGTGAAATCGCAATTCGCCCGCTCGGACGCGTTCGGCAAGGTCCTCGGCCGCTGAAGGAGTAGAATCGGTCATGCCCCCGAGTATTTTGCGCACTCCCTAACCGTTATCGGTCGCTCTTCGCGTTCCCATCGTAACCGCCACCCCAACGGTTTTGCTCGTCCCCGTCACGTCGTGAGACATGACCGACGCCGCGGACCTCGTCCTCCTCGACGGCGAGATTCACACGCTTACGGACCCGGACGAGACGTACGAGGCGATGGCCGTTCGAGACGGCCGAATCGTTCGCCTCGGCGAGAGTTACGACGTGCAGTTTCTCGTCGGCACCGACACGGAGACGATAGACCTCGCTGGCGACGTGGTCCTTCCCGGCTTTATCGACGCCCACACCCACCTCGACATGGTCGGCCGATCACTCGTCCACGCTGACCTCTCGGGGGCCTCCGGTCCGGACGACTGTGTGGACCGTCTCCGCGCCCGGGGCGACGAATTGGCGTCCATCTCCGACGCCGGAAACGGCAACGAGGACGACACCGACGAGTGGATTCTGGGCTACGGGTACGATGAAAGCACGTGGGACGACTCCCGGTACCTCACGCGCGAGGATTTAGATGCTGTCTCGACGGACCAACCGGTTGCCGCCTTCCGCGAGGACATGCACGTCGCCTCGCTGAACTCCGTCGCACTTGCCAAGCACCGCGACGCGATGCCGGACGCCGACGTACGCGCTGAAGGAGGGAATCCAACCGGCGTTATCGTCGAGGAGGCAGTTGACGTGGTGTACGAGGAGATACAACCTGACGAGGAGCAGACAGAGAAACTGCTCCGCGCTGCGCAGGCGGCAGCCAACGAACGGGGCGTCACCGGCGTCCACGACATGACGCGCACCTCCCACAAACCGAGCGTCTACCGCGAGTTAGACAAGGCAGACGACCTGACGCTTCGCGTCCGCATCAATTACTGGGCGGACCACCTCGACAGCGTTATCGACGCCGGACTGCGGACGAATCACGGGAGCGAGATGGTCCGCGTCGGCGCGATAAAGACGTTCACCGACGGGTCGTTCGGCGGGCGGACGGCGAAACTCTCGGAACCGTACAGCGACGACGAGACGGAAACGGGGACATGGGTGGTAGATCCCGAGGAGTTGGCCGAAATCGTTTCTCGGGCGGACGCGCACGACCTGCAACTGTCGGCGCACGCTATCGGTGACGAAGCGGTCCACGCCGTCCTTGATGCCTATGAGGACTGCGAGAATCCGGAAAAAAGCCGTCACCGCGTCGAACACGCGGAACTCGCGGACGACGATGCAATCCGACGGTTTGCGGAGTCGGGAATCGTCGCCTCTGTCCAACCCAACTTCCTCAAATGGGCCGAAGCGGGGGGCCTGTACGACGCGCGCCTCGGCGAGAGACGAACGAAGACGAACCGCTACGCCGCCTTCACCGAGGCGGACGTCCCACTCGCGTTCGGAAGCGACTGCATGCCGTTGGACCCGCTTCTCGGCGTTCACTGGGCGGTTAACGCACCTGCCGAGGAACAACGACTGGGCGTCACCGAGGCGCTCCGCGCGTACACGACCGGCGCAGCGTACGCTGGATTCGACGAGGATCGACTCGGTACCATCGAGACGGGCAAGAAAGCGGACCTGACGATTCTGGCTGCGTCCCCGTGGGAATCCGACTCGATACGCGATATCGACGTTTCAGCGACTATCGTTGGCGGACAAGTCGTCTATGACCGCGACGTGTAGACCCCGAGCGACACACTGAACAAAAATTTTCTTCAACAGCACCTATCGGTGAGTAGTTACTCTCTCCCGAAATAACGAGGAGGTGCCGTTCTGGTGCGAGTGATTACCGCATAGTACGAAGCGGCAATCGATAGTCTGAAGAAAAATATTTTTCATCGGTCGGGTTTGAGGAGACAGTAACCCTGAGACGGGAAACCTATGGCACGATTAGAAACAGCGGGATTCGAGTCGGACCTGAGTCTCTTCAAGTACGACAACCTCGAACGGCTTCCGGAGGCGTACCGGGACCTGACCGAGGCGGACAGAACGACGAGAATCGAGGCGGCGCGCGAGGAACTCGGCGACGACGTCATCGTCCTCGGGCACAACTACCAACGCCGCGAAATCGTCGAACACGCCGACTTCATCGGTGACTCTTACGAACTGTCTAAGCGCGCGGCGGAGTCTGACGCGGAGTACGTCGTCTTCGCCGGTGTGACGTTCATGGCGGAAAGCGCGGACATCATCACCGACGACGACCAGACAGTGCTTCTCCCCTCGATGGAGGCGTCCTGTCCGATGGCCGGGATGGCAGAGGCCCTGCAGGTTGACGCCGCGTGGGAGCAGATAGACGCCGCCACGGGCGACAGAGACGTGATTCCGATCACGTACATGAACTCTTACGCCGACTTGAAGGCGTTCTGTGCCGAACAGGGCGGCCTCGTCTGCACCTCCTCGAACGCCGCCGACGCGTTCGAGTGGGCGTTCGAACGCGGCGACGTGGTGCTTTTCCTCCCTGATAAGCACCTCGGCCGCAACACCGCCGCCGAACTCGGAATGGACTCTGTGGCCGAGTGGGACCCGTGGAACCCCGAGGCACCCGATGCGACGGACGTGGCCGACGCCGACGTAGTTCTGTGGGACGGCTACTGTCAGGTTCA
It contains:
- a CDS encoding oxidoreductase; the encoded protein is MSSQWTADDVPDCSGKTVVVTGANSGLGYEATKALAAKGAHVVMAVRSPERGREAAHAVQDAVADADLTLAKLDLADLDSVRRFSEWFHDTFDELHVLANNAGVMAIPRRETEQGFEMQFGVNHLGHFALTGLLLDRLRETEAETRVVTQSSGIHQNGEMDFSDPMAEHSYDKWAAYAQSKLANLLFAYELQRRLERVGEGGVLSVGCHPGYAATNLQRRGPEMAGSFVRKLGMGLANRVFAQSAEMGALPMLYAATADDVRGGSYIGPTGLFGMRGSPGTAASSEASHDEDDAHRLWELSEDLTGVTYGI
- a CDS encoding ABC1 kinase family protein encodes the protein MSAPDSERSAEAAEHADATGSTDGSAPADVPEPDAERPSGLRVTLRSLWRLLVVIRTFLPLFVGIARDRRRFLLFGRRRRPDSATRRQRATYLRDSLISLGPTFIKLGQILSTHPDALPGEYVEVLSSLQDKVPPDDWETVHPRIEEELGPVEEVFDHFDREPISGASLGQVYTAVVDGEEVAVKILRPDIRRVVAADLRVVETLMPVLLWFAHPGQRFTFENLADEFADTIHEEMDYAHEAAMLREIRSNFSDNPKIRVPVPREAYSTKNVLTMEYVEGVKIDRVREIERLGIDREELARRLERAYIQMILEDGAFHADPHPGNLAVQSDGTLIFYDFGMTGRIGPATRDHMYDFYVGVARDDIDRVIDAFIAMEALDPTANRELMRETFTVAIETLRGQDVDQYRIQQLVSQFEETLYDFPLRLPQDLALVVRVSTVLEGVCRTLVPEFDFVDEVTEYVRERGIEGEAGGSSVQERFVREYAEDAAAQVQETARTVLSVPPKLNSVLGLVEREDVRVNVVLEDSDAVTAFGKKIVSGILLSGNLLAVTLLYALENQLTAGVVALGVPPLAFLLYRAFRGERGVRVRGDPQFTRQGLRARRGEDSGAEQSD
- a CDS encoding MBL fold metallo-hydrolase, which translates into the protein MRFTLLGTGDVLGVPPPFQTLADANAAARRRRCGALIETETTTLLLDVPPEFRDGIRQADVGSVDAAFVTHWHHDHVGGIDDLALTARFLDIPLYLTATAQDRFAQEKPYLTDSVAIRNLMHGEPVTVGDIEITPIPVAHDRPECDTLAFRLETGTETMVYAPDFENWCPDMPGGKMYTNADLAVLEATPAIAPELLSSDVPTPDPVTKAAASRTVLTHLNEYMLGKSTATLEAMAAEEGYELGEDFASYTA
- a CDS encoding DsbA family oxidoreductase produces the protein MSDSESAEYAEQITVYSDYVCPFCYLGRESLRRYQSTREDELEIDWHPFDLRSQKRNPDGTIDHSVDDGKDDEYYEQAKENVRRLQEKYGVEMDLDVDTDIDSLPAQMASYYVKQHYDYETWLDFDVAIFDALWQDGADIGDEELLVKLAEDAGVVGDEIRSALDDDALREEVRAQFTEAHQQGVTGVPTFAYDGYGARGAVPPEHLERLVEGV
- a CDS encoding isoaspartyl peptidase/L-asparaginase — encoded protein: MRVIVHGGAGGVPDEPDPRQQTVDEAAETGAARETPIDAVEAAIRVMESDPAFNAGVGGAVQSDGRVRTDAGVMTSDRETGAVAGMDGVEHAVSVARVVMEETPHIFVAGDPAVDVAADFGIETDVNLFTPETRERWNDATPPEGTSQDHLAWLDDKFGQSSATASNDADLSDHDTVGAVAFDGRDFAAATSTGGRWFALAGRVGDVPQVGSGFYAAPAGAASATGAGEDIAKTTLTRRAVRHLERGEDAQSAAELAIEEFAELTGSGAGVIVADDEGVGSAYNTEGMQTGVAER